One window of Dendropsophus ebraccatus isolate aDenEbr1 chromosome 13, aDenEbr1.pat, whole genome shotgun sequence genomic DNA carries:
- the LOC138770351 gene encoding transmembrane protein 87A-like isoform X5: MAAAQSRVGLIVLVLTVTASFPVCRAESNDPSRWSMRLSPNDTTFTFGKILFRDSVIFISFEGGQKSCGNFNITWYLRHCTCYNEISAFKQDNLFSYLNSGPSFLVRDGWTGSFTRNSNQISYCDYPTKSQITCKESLPLVVADSTSEKKDNVATINATVCPAEKTRNAAVKTWQDGPYLFIVQVNFSAPLTQDPGSNPPNEVPAGSVGPTSSPDLPLTMKIEVKGPYDYLSPADYPRMIFFMVMCIVYVLFGVLWLAWSACYWRDLLRIQFWVGAVILLGMLEKAVFYAEFQNIRHYGESVEGAVILGELLSAVKRSLARILVIIVSLGYGIVKPRLGATLHKVVMAGALYLLFSGMEGVLRVTGHYLYTMALIANLSLSFIDACILFWIFISLTQTMKLLTLRRNVVKLSLYRHFTNTLILAVVASIIFIIWTTMKFRFVDCQSDWRELWVDDAIWRLLFSMILFVIMVLWRPSANNQRFAFSPLNEEDDDEDDEQKEPMLKESFGGGFEVGRREHTFICY, translated from the exons ATGGCGGCTGCTCAGAGCCGGGTCGGGCTCATTGTGCTGGTTTTGACAGTCACGGCGTCCTTTCCTGTTTGTCGTGCAGAAAGCAACGATCCCTCCCGGTGGAGTATGCGGCTCTCTCCG aACGACACAACCTTCACTTTCGGCAAGATCCTTTTTCGTGACTCGGTCATCTTTATAAGCT TTGAAGGAGGTCAGAAATCCTGCGGTAATTTCAATATCACTTGGTACTTACGCCATTGCACCTGCTACAATGAAATTTCTGCATTTAAG CAAGACAATTTGTTCAGTTACCTTAACTCCGGTCCTTCCTTTCTTGTACGTGATGGATGGACAGGCTCCTTCACCAGAAACTCAAACCAGATTTCTTACTGTGATTATCCAACAAAATCTCAG ATAACATGTAAGGAATCTTTGCCTTTGGTGGTAGCTGACAGCACATCTGAG AAGAAAGATAATGTGGCCACGATCAATGCAACAGTATGTCCTGCTGAGAAG ACACGAAATGCAGCAGTGAAGACGTGGCAAGATGGGCCGTACCTCTTTATTGTACAAGTGAATTTTTCAGCTCCTCTGACTCAGGATCCAGGTTCCAATCCACCCAATGAAGTGCCTGCAGGTTCTGTTGGGCCTACGAGTTCTCCTGACCTGCCCCTAACCA TGAAAATTGAAGTGAAAGGCCCTTATGACTATTTATCACCCGCTGACTATCCACGCATGATT TTCTTCATGGTGATGTGCATTGTATACGTTCTCTTCGGTGTCTTGTGGCTGGCCTGGTCTGCATGCTATTGGAGAGACTTGCTGAGAATTCAGTTCTGGGTCGGAGCTGTGATCTTACTGGGCATGCTGGAAAAAGCCGTATTCTACGCAGAATTCCAGAACATCCGCCACTATGGAGAGTCTG TGGAAGGAGCTGTTATTTTGGGAGAACTGTTATCAGCGGTGAAGAGGTCTTTGGCCCGGATACTTGTTATCATCGTCAGCCTGGGCTATGGCATTGTCAA ACCCAGGCTTGGGGCTACGCTGCACAAGGTTGTCATGGCTGGAGCACTGTATCTCCTCTTTTCCGGGATGGAAGGAGTTCTACGTGTAACAGGG CATTACCTCTATACAATGGCACTCATTGCAAATCTCAGCCTGTCATTTATTGATGCCTGTATTCTTTTTTGGAT CTTCATAAGCCTAACTCAGACCATGAAGCTGCTGACGCTGAGAAGGAACGTGGTCAAGCTGTCTCTGTACAGACACTTCACAAACACCCTGATCCTGGCTGTAGTAG CATCAATCATTTTTATCATCTGGACCACAATGAAGTTCCGCTTTGTCGACTGTCAGTCG GATTGGCGGGAGCTGTGGGTGGATGATGCCATTTGGCGCCTGTTGTTCTCTATGATCTTGTTTGTTATCATGGTTCTGTGGAGGCCGTCAGCAAACAATCAGAG